One genomic segment of Nothobranchius furzeri strain GRZ-AD chromosome 10, NfurGRZ-RIMD1, whole genome shotgun sequence includes these proteins:
- the slc25a35 gene encoding solute carrier family 25 member 35: protein MDFILGGGAACGACLFTNPLEVVKTRMQLQGELRSRGTYQVYYRNVFHAFYTIGKVDGLTGLQKGLVPGLFYQFVMNGVRLGSYAIIESAGHIHTDGRVSALKTTVAGALAGVVGAVMGSPVYLVKTHLQSQSTSSIAVGHQYKHEGMIHALKAIYRQHGVLGLWRGSSAAVPRVSVGSATQLSTFSSSKELVVDLQVFPEGSWLVALSAGMISSVVVVLAMTPFDVVSTRLYNQPVDLQGKGMLYNGFTDCFSKTLKKEGVTGLYKGLGASYFRLGPHTILSLFFWDQMRKLYQKFR from the exons ATGGACTTCATTTTGGGCGGAGGAGCCGCCTGCGGAGCGTGTCTGTTCACCAACCCGCTGGAGGTCGTCAAAACTCGGATGCAACTCCAAGGAGAGCTCCGGAGCCGCGGCACCTATCAGGTCTACTACCGTAACGTTTTCCACGCGTTTTACACCATCGGTAAAGTGGACGGACTGACCGGCCTGCAGAAAGGGCTGGTCCCCGGTCTGTTCTATCAGTTTGTTATGAATGGAGTCCGGCTCGGCTCGTACGCCATCATTGAGTCTGCCGGTCACATCCACACTGACGGACGGGTCAGCGCGCTGAAGACCACGGTGGCGGGGGCTCTGGCTGGAGTGGTGGGCGCTGTCATGGGCAGCCCTGTCTACCTG GTGAAGACTCACCTGCAGAGTCAGTCTACCTCCTCTATAGCCGTTGGGCATCAGTATAAGCACGAG GGGATGATCCATGCTCTGAAGGCCATCTACAGGCAGCACGGGGTTCTGGGACTGTGGAGGGGGTCCAGTGCTGCCGTACCAAGGGTCAGCGTGGGGTCTGCAACTCAGCTCTCCACCTTCTCCTCCTCCAAGGAGCTTGTGGTCGACCTGCAG GTGTTCCCAGAAGGCAGCTGGTTGGTGGCTCTGAGtgctggaatgatcagcagcgtgGTGGTGGTGCTGGCCATGACGCCCTTTGACGTAGTCAGCACACGGCTCTACAATCAGCCCGTCGATCTCCAGGGCAAG GGGATGCTCTATAATGGATTCACTGACTGTTTTTCCAAAACGCTAAAGAAGGAAGGTGTGACGGGACTCTACAAAGGCTTGGGAGCTTCCTATTTCCGACTGGGCCCACACACCATTCTGTCTCTGTTCTTCTGGGACCAAATGCGTAAACTGTACCAGAAGTTCAGATAA
- the LOC139072216 gene encoding uncharacterized protein isoform X1 gives MKALSVTWQLWVIRSAFLIGTRTRVVSGDTFFMVLVTPPQPFLISDQRGAFLFKVDGGQNLTPEDCLSFGFLSTSLDTDLYSRIWIFNTRTLSPPSITHLSSHPLPHPPGRPASLHLCSLSCASSLPLSPPANTYTHHNAELFLQFQPQTYLCTLSSSL, from the exons atgaaggctttgagcgtgacctggcagctctgggtgataaggtccgctttcctgatcggtaccaggacccgagttgtctctggagacacgttcttcatggttctggtgactccaccccagccgttcctgatcagcgatcagcggggtgctttcctatttaaggtggatggaggacaaaatttgacgccagaagattgcctcagttttg gattcctgtcgacctcattggatactgacctctactccaggatttggatattcaacacacggaccttatcaccaccctccataacccacctctcatctcacccgttgccccatccaccaggacgccccgcttctctccacctctgctccctctcctgcgcttcctctctacctctctctcctccagccaacacatacacccaccaca atgctgagctgtttttgcagttccaaccacagacttatctgtgcaccttaagttcctccttataa
- the LOC139072216 gene encoding spectrin alpha chain, non-erythrocytic 1-like isoform X2 → MEEGHFAGSEPSARQNILIHHVLTPDLLTQQQQVAPTDDETGKELVLALYDYQEKSPGEVTMKKGDILTLLNSTNKVVLLELASLAE, encoded by the exons atggaggaag gtcacttcgctggttcagaaccctcggcccgtcagaacattcttatccaccacgttctaacaccagacctgttaacccaacagcaacaagtggctccaactgacgatgagaccgggaaggagctggttctggctctgtacgactaccaggagaagagtcctggagaggtcaccatgaagaagggcgacatcctcacgctgctcaacagcaccaacaag gttgttttacttgaactcgcgtctttagctgaatga
- the LOC107386490 gene encoding mannose-P-dolichol utilization defect 1 protein, producing the protein MDTFPVFKDFLVGFLMPEKCYEEFFVHLHLHAPCLKFVLNKVLGFWIILDTFLAQLPQLLKILWRRSSEGLSLSSFLLQLYAFSCPAVYAVANKFPFFAWADRLLTLPQTAAIVFLILHYRGETLRGLLLLLGFAGVMFLLASYAAAAVVSLMEASSVAALITSKVIQAATNYHNGHTGHLSTVSLFLMWMGSLGVAAVSLQNDGSLVGLSHVLSSCLSSVLLYQVLFYTSGMTTDAKKRD; encoded by the exons ATGGACACGTTTCCCGTTTTTAAAGACTTCCTGGTTGGGTTTTTAATGCCAGAAAAATGCTACGAGGAGTTTTTCGTCCACCTTCACTTGCACG cccCGTGTCTGAAGTTCGTTCTGAATAAAGTTCTCGGGTTTTGGATCATTCTGGACACGTTTCTGG CGCAGCTGCCTCAACTGCTGAAGATACTGTGGAGGAGAAGTTCAGAGGGTCTGAGTCTGAGCTCTTTCCTGCTGCAGCTTTATGCTTTCTCCTGTCCTGCTGTCTATGCCGTGGCCAACAAATTTCCATTCTT TGCCTGGGCTGACAGGCTCCTCACGCTGCCTCAGACAGCAGCAATCGTCTTCCTCATCCTGCACTATCGTGGTGAAACCCTCAGAG GTTTGCTGCTCCTGCTGGGTTTTGCTGGGGTGATGTTCCTCCTGGCTTCATATGCAGCTGCAGCTGTtgtctctctaatggaggcctccTCTGTTGCAGCTTTGATAACAAGCAAG GTTATTCAAGCTGCAACAAACTACCACAACGGCCACACAGGTCACCTGTCCACCGTGTCCCTCTTCCTGATGTGGATGGGCTCTCTGGGTGTTGCTGCTGTTTCTCTACAG AATGATGGATCTCTTGTTGGTCTGTCTCACGTACTGTCCTCATGTCTCAGCTCTGTCCTGCTATACCAGGTCCTCTTCTACACCAGCGGCATGACCACCGATGCAAAGAAGAGGGATTAG